The genomic stretch AAACAACATCCGCAAGTACCAATATGTCAACTTTCGCTACATTTCTATTGGAAACGAGATGAACCCGTCAGACAACCCCAACATCGCACCCTACATCCCGGCAGCCATGCAATGCATCTCTGATGCCCTGGCTGCGGCCGGGCTTCGGAGAATCAAGGTCTCCACGGTCCTAAGCATGTCAGTTATCGGAGTATCCTACCCTCCATCGGCCGGGGCATTCCTACCCGAATTCCGCGAATCCTTCATCGATCCAATTATCAAATTTCTTCTCAAAACACATAGCGATTTTCTAATTGATGTGTatccatattttgcatatgCTAGTGACCCCACCAATATTCCTTTAGACTATGCATTATTTACTTCTAAATCGGTTGTGCTTAGGGATGGACCATACCAATACCAAAACTTATTCCATGCCATGGTCGATTCCGTTCACGCGGCTCTCGAGAAGGCCGGTGGGCCCAGCCTCAAGGTTGTGGTGACGGAGACGGGGTGGCCCACGGCCGGAGGGACGGAGACTACCGTATCCAATGCATTCGCTTATAACTCAAATTTGTTCAAGAGTGTGAAAAGGGGAACCCCTAGAAGGCCAAGGAAGACTTTGGACACTTACATTTTTGGTCTCATTGATGAGAATCAGAAAACTCCCGAACTTGAGAAGCATTGGGGAATCTTTCTTCTTAATAATGTCCCTAAATATCAAGTATCTTTTACTCCATAAAATGTATAACGAAAAGTGTATTGTGTTTGATTTCTTCAAGTTTCTATAACACATTATGCAATGTGATTGATTTCTTCAAGTTTCTATAACACATTATGCAATTTTGCTTATTAATTTCTTCCCCCTATCCATCTCATGATTAATTAGCGTATGTAGCTTTTGGGATGTAAGAGCATCTTCCatcatttatattaaaattaaatttattttaatatatatcacatcaaatatttattttacttaaattatttttactataaactCAAAATTATAAGAATAGTATTTATATTATGGAGTTCGGCTTGAAAAACTCAATAACTCGAGTGAATCTCAATCCAAGCATGGAAATATCCTATTCTGTTGATAAAATACCgtcataaatattttaaacgTAATCTCGTCATCCCTTAAAAAAATGTCAGTTCCGTTTTGCATtaattttaatactaatattgaGTAAATGTGTTGGTAAGTGAAAATTAAGGTACATATTTATTAGATGAGTATATTTAATAGTGAAACTTAAGGCACGTATATGAGAGATAATAATGTGGTAAAAGAGACCAAAATTCCAAAACAGAATGAATAATATttgatatataaattaaaatgacaaaatagatTATATTTTAAGACACTACATCCACAATCAGGGATGTCAATCGGCCAATCCTATTCAGATTACAGACTAATCAGActagaatttttttattaggTTAAAAATTTACAACCTTAACCCTAAACGTTCGGATTTCAGGTTAGCCCAGCAGGAtgactattaattaattatcttttttatttattaattgtaAAAAGATTCTATATTTCTTATAAATAACATATACACATTCACATCATCAATAAAATCAAcattgtaaataaaattataccccccgttccaactaagttgagtcaaaacttttgggcatgaagtttaagaaattgtgttgaaatgttggagagagaaataaagtaggaaatataAAGAGAGACTAAAGTAGatgatagaataaagtaagagtgattgaatgttttgttttttatcaaaaaaagaaatgactcaacttagttgggacatcccaaagagcaatatgactcaacttaattagataggacggagggagtacttagtacaactaaaaatagaaaaataaaaatatactaagaTGGATATGAGAAAAAGTATTACATATGTAAGAAAATAAggaattatataattatttcttAAGCACTTACTCATATagaaaaattttatttatctatttcctttttaatttgagACGGTTATAAACTTTCGCACATCTTTCACAAAAGTATATTTTTCAGAGAGAAACGAACAAGAAAATGTTGAGGAATGATTCGAATGAAagtgaaaatttttatttttgtgtagccTAACCCGTCAAACTAACCCGTTTAACCCTCCAGCCTAAACGGGGCTAGCCCGATTTTTAATCATGTTGTAATTTTTCGACCATAACCCTCTAATTTTAGCAGATTAATCGAGTCAGTCTATCCTATTCGAATTGAACTGACATTCCTTTTCACTATGGATGTCCTCTCCCAGTTCCCCATGTCGCCAATTCAATATGATATCTTTTTCGATATCATATCTCAACACCGCAAAGCAAAGAGTccaagagcatccacaatgggataAATCTCCCTCTGAGGAAACTGTCGCACGTCTCTTTCATGTCTTAGACCACAATTCCCACAATGGATGCTCTCTCCCACGCCTGAACATTACCTTACACTCTGCATTCAAAAcccatataattaaatatacataatgagtcctgttaggttgagatttttgggCCTAATTAAGAActaagatgcattttcagccacccATTCACAATTTTCGCGTGATGTCAACTacagagacattatgtcaactacgatgtcaacaacaaacgttatttatgtcaactattatgttaacaacaacattttacaaataattaatgtcgacgacctatattatttatgtcaacaacaacgttTGACATATAATTATAgatatatatagttgacatggattatatatgtaattgacatggattgtacacatagttgatattatatgtgtgtagttgacatgaattgtatatgtagtggACATaaattatatgtgtgtagttgacatgaattgtatatgtagttgacatagaTTATATACGTAACTAACATTAAAAAAGGGAGATAGCTAAATCTTGAAGCAACTAATTCCCAACTGGGGAATATCACTAAACACCTAGAGTGCAGCATGATTAAACTTGATTCCCCAATATAGCTCACATTCAACACAATTGATAATTCAAACCCTAAAACTTCCAATTCCATAAACGAATCAATAATTAAGCTTGCAAAAAGTTCAAATCCTATAACAAAAgcaaattttggaaaattaatCTCTCAGATCAGTTCACATCCAACACAATTGATAATGCAAAGCCTAATACCTCCAAATTCATACTCGAATCAACAATTAAGCTTTGCAAAAAGCTCAAACACTCAACATAATCCTTCGCTCCAACTGAGAGAGGTACGATGGAGAAGACAGAGAGCAGAGGAGGAGAAGTATCATCCAACGCCGATTTTAAATTCTGGTAAACATCTTCAAAATTTAGTTTCCGTTTTATTTCATGCAATAAGTACAAAAATTTTACCCAACTTTCATCTCTAAATTTGTACAATTCATTCATGAATTCCTTTACCTGCCAGAAATCGAGAACGGAGAGAAAAGGAACCCATCATCCTCATTCAAGCCAAATTTGCCACACCTACGGTTGGATGTGAAACGATCGGCAGCGTACGAGAATTCTACgacgacgacgatgatgatAAATATCCAGATCTGAGGCACTCGCTGTTCGAGGAGGAGGAGAAAGAGCTAGCGGAGCTGCTGGACGATCCGAATTCGTCGATCTCGGCCatagatatggggaagaatTCCAAGGAGAGTGGCTAGAGTTTCAATCGGGAAGAATTcctaattaaaacataaaattacaattctgcccttttataattatttaatttaaaaatattttgtatgtggcaaattctggatcacttatttaataataatgaaTGGTTGATAATGGATCTCAATTGTCAATTAggttaaaaaatctcaattgatcataatcctatatataattaattattatatcacaactaataatttaaattaaaaacacaataaaaattacacaaattaataattatattttaaaataatataaatataaaaattaataactgaaatacaaaataatactccttttGTTTTCCTGTAATTCACTCGTTTTAagataatgataataaataccagttaaaatggagagaaagtaaaataataataattattattattaacaataattatttaaatattttattaattaatattagtaatattttttctaATGTTCGACCCTCGGCTTAAGATTTGTAGATATTCATGGTACTACAATTAATTTCTCTAATTTTCGCAACTCAACATAAAataactttatattttttttgccGAAAAGTTTAATCTAAATTTGAAGAAGGCTAGTCATTGTTTTCTGGTAAGTTTCTCATAATAATATCTTGAAAATGAAATCTCGTATAGTTGACTAATTAAAAGCAACCgagattgtgtgtgtgtgtgtgtgtgtgtgtgtgaggcAATGGGAAGTCCGTCGTCGGATGATTTCTCTGTGATGGTTCTGGCGTCGGATCTATGCATCGACGCCCGACCCTTTCTATCCAACCCGCCGCCACCGGAAGAGGAGAATTGGCACGACTGCCCCTCCAATTTTCCCTCCGCCGACGATCAAAGCCTAGATTTTTCCGACCTCGATTCCCTCAGCTTCTTCCGCCGCGAAAATGGCTCTGATAAGTCCGGCAACCGTATCTTCCGCATCGTTGGAAAGTATTTTCCTGGTAATTCTTACTATTATCCATGAAAATtcaatttcttagttttagggTTTTTCTCCGCTATTTTTCTTTACAATTCGTCTTGCTATTTTTAGGTTAAATGTATCGTCAGCTATGGAATTTGTTTATTGTACTTATTGATTGATGGAGAAAGGGGGAAAATGTATTAATTCATTCCATTACGGTTTATATCAGTAGATTTTGCTGGATTTTCGGTTGAATTGATTCTCGTAGTAGAGCATAGTATTTTGCTGGAGAGACGATCATGGTGGTGTGGAATTGGGGTCGCCGGGGCTACGAACGACGACCGGAATTACACCTACGCAAATAGAGTGACCTGAAGGAGAAGATAGAACAGGGGGAAGGGAATTTTGCATTAATTCAAAAGCATGAGTACAAAAAATGAATTCAAAACAGCTTATATAGTAACTATATAACAACTAACTAACACATGCCGTGTGTAGATTCAGCTTCCATCACGCAACTCGCGTGTGCATGCACACGTTTATTTCATGCAGCCACCTCAGCATTTATTTCTCTACTCTTTCATGCACCAAACATCCCCCCCTCAAGtaaccttgccctcaaggtttGAAATGAGGAAACCTTTCCTTGATATCATGGAGAAATTCCCATGTCGCGTCCTCAGGAAAAGAGTTCGACCAATGCACCAACACCTTGGTCGCGGGTTGATTGCCTCGTTTCACCAATTGCCTATCTAAAATCTGAACCGGTTCCAAGAAGGTAGAGTTACCAGCCACTGGCAGAGTACCATGAAGTTGAGAGAGCGAGCCAATCTTCTTTTTCAGCTGAGACACATGAAAAACAGGATGAATCTTCGCCTCTGGAGGAAGCGCCAACTTATACGCTACCTCGCCAAACTTATCAATCACCTTGAAAGGTCCAAAGTACCTCGGACTCAGCTTATGGAACTGGCGATCACGGAGAGTATTTTGACGATAAGGCTGGAGTTTTAAATACACCCAATCGCCAATAGCAAATCGCCTATCCGAACGATGTTTGTCGTGTTGCTGCTTCATACGACGTTGAGCGCGGCCAAGATGGAATTTAAGGACGTCCAACATAGCCTCCCTAGCCAAGAGACTCTCATTAACATCATGCACCGAAGAATCACCCCTGAAATATGGAATATGGATCGGAGGAGGGTAACCATAGAGAGCTTCAAAAGGTGTAGTTTCAATCGCGGTGTGGAACGAAGTGTTATACCAGAATTCCGCGAGACTCAACCATTTGCTCCAGTTAGCCGGTTGATCTCCACACATACAACGGAGATAAGTTTCCAAACAACGATTAACAACCTCCGTTTGGCCATCGGATTGAGGGTGATAGGCCGTAGACATATGTAATTCGACCCCCTGCAGTTTGAAGAAATCGGACCAAAATTGGCTAAGGAACACCTTGTCTCGATCGCTAATGAGGATAGTAGGAAGACCATGAAGCTTAAAGACGTGATCAAGGAAAGCTTGAGCCACTGATAATGCCGAGTATGGATGAGTGAGACACACAAAATGAGCATACTTGGTTAAGCGATCAACCACGACCAAAATAGCAGATTTCCCGTGAGAGAGGGGAAGTCCTTCAATGAAATCGAGGCCAACTTGAGACCACGCAGCCTCTGGAATAGGTAGAGGTTGCAGCAAGCCGGGAGAAGCACTGTTGTCGTACTTAAACCTCTGACAAATGTCACACTCGCGAATGAATTGTCGGATCTGTTTCTCCATATTCGGCCAGTTGAAAAGAGAAGACAATCTCTTATAAGTAGCTAATATACCGGAGTGGCCTCCCGAACTAGAGTTGTGGAAGAGAGTAATGATCCTCAGACGCAAAGTTGCATCATTTCCCACAACCAACCGCCCTTTTCTCCTCAATTGGTTCCCCATCCAAGAAAATTTGGAATTAAGAGTAGGCTGCTGCCGTAACTCATCAATGAGCAGCTTAAGGGAAGGATCCGACTCCCATGTAGCCTGAATGGAAGGATACAAATCCGTAGAAACCGTGGTGATGGCCATACAAAACACCTCCGAGGAGTGCACCCGAGAGAGTGCATCCGCAACTACATTCTCCACTCCGTGTTTATATGTGATCACAAAGTCGAAGGCCATCAATTTGGAGAGCCAATTGAGTTGCCCCGGTGTAGTTAACTTCTGTTTCATTAGATGACTGAGAGTCTTGTGATCCATGCGAACTTCAAACGGCATAGCACCCAAATAATGGCTCCAATACGTAACCGCAAAGACTATGGCTAGTAGTTCTTTGTCATAAACCGAGAGAGCCTTATTTTTTGGAGAAAGAGCTCTGCTTATAAAAGCAATAGGATGAGTATGTTGCATCAAAACAGCTCCTATACCATAACTACAAGCATCCGTTTCCACAACAAAAGGAATAGTGAAGTCAGGTAAAGCAAGTACCGGGGGTGAAATCATAGCTTGTTTTAAGGCAAGGAAAGCTTCATCCGCAGCAGCATTCACTGGAACGCATCCTTTTTCAGCAGGTCTGTGAGAGGTTTGCATATGATGCCATAATTCCGGATGAATTTCCTATAGTAGCCGGTAAGGCCAAGAAATCCCCTGAGCTTGGATACATCTGAGGGTGTTGGCCACTCCTGCATCGCCTGTACCTTCTTAGGATCAGTAGCCACCCCCTGAGCCGAGATGATATGTCCCAGATATTCAATATGGTTTTTAGCAAACTCACATTTGCTAGCCTTGGCAAATAAGGAATGTGAGTGAAGTTTCTGAAAAACCAACCGAAGGTGCTCAAGATGTACTGTCATGTCTTTGCTGTAGATCAAAATGTCATCAAAAAAGACTAAGACAAATTTCCTCAAGTAAGGCCGGAAAACATCATTCATTGGACTTTGGAAGGTAGCCGGCGCGTTTGTGAGACCAAATGGCATCACCGCAAACTCGTAATGGCCACTATGAGTTTTAAAAGCAGTTTTAGGAATATCTTGCAGCTCCATTCTGATCTGATGGTAGCCAGATCTCAAGTCGATTTTAGAGAAAACCGATGCTCCTCGCAGCTCCTCCAAGAGTTCA from Salvia splendens isolate huo1 chromosome 15, SspV2, whole genome shotgun sequence encodes the following:
- the LOC121766787 gene encoding glucan endo-1,3-beta-glucosidase, basic isoform-like, which translates into the protein MKRSSKQHLILMAIAMLCIHNADARTGVCYGTLGDKLRPPREIVNLIKGKNIGHIRLYNPNPAILEALQGTNISVIVGVPNNEIQGIATDGSVATSWVQNNIRKYQYVNFRYISIGNEMNPSDNPNIAPYIPAAMQCISDALAAAGLRRIKVSTVLSMSVIGVSYPPSAGAFLPEFRESFIDPIIKFLLKTHSDFLIDVYPYFAYASDPTNIPLDYALFTSKSVVLRDGPYQYQNLFHAMVDSVHAALEKAGGPSLKVVVTETGWPTAGGTETTVSNAFAYNSNLFKSVKRGTPRRPRKTLDTYIFGLIDENQKTPELEKHWGIFLLNNVPKYQVSFTP